The DNA region GGCGATCGAGACTGCGCTGCAAGGCAACCTCTGCCGCTGCACCGGCTACGAGCCGATCGTGAAGGCCGCCTTCGCCGCCTCCGAGGCCGGCGGCCAGCACATGGACGCGCTGACCGTCGAGCGCGACCGCGTCACCGCCGCCCTGGCCGCGATCCCGCGCGAGCGGGTCGAGGTCGCGCGCGGCGAGGACCGCGCCATCCTGCCCGCCGACGCCGCCGACCTGGCGCAGGTGCTGGCCGAGAATCCCAAGGCCACCATCGTCGCCGGCGCCACCGACGTGGGCCTGTGGGTGACGAAATTCCTGCGCGACATCTCTCCGGCCGTGTTCATCGGCGATCTGCAGGACCTCAAGAAGATCGAGATCACCCCCGGCCATATCACCATCGGCGCCGGCGTGACCTATTCCGAATTCGAGCCCTTCGTGCTGGCGCATTTCCCCGAGGCGCTGGACTATTGGCGCCGCATCGGCGGCTGGCAGGTCCGCAATGCCGGCACCATCGGCGGCAATGTCGCCAACGGCTCGCCCATCGGGGAAACCCCGCCGCTGCTGATCGCGCTTGGCGCCACCATGCGGCTGCGCAGCGTCGAGGGCAGCCGCGAACTGCCGGTCGAGGATTACTTCATCGACTACGGCAAGCAGGACCGCCGCCCCGGCGAATTCGTCGAGGCGATCACCGTGCCCCTGAAGGGCGAGGCGCGCATCGCGGCCTACAAGGTCAGCAAGCGCCACCATGCCGACATCACCGCCTCGGCCGCCGCCTTCCGGGTGGAAACCGACGGCGCGATCATCATCGACGCCCGCGTGGCCTTCGGCGGCATGGCCGCGACCCCGAAACGCGCCGCCGCCGCCGAAGCGGCGCTGAACGGCCAGCCTTTCACCGCCGAGACCTTCGAGGCCGCGGCAAAGGCCGTCGCCAACGACTTCCAGCCGCTCAGCGACTGGCGGGCCAGCAAGGAATATCGCCAGCAACTCGCCGCCAATTTCTTCCGCCGCTTCTGGCTTGAACAGTCCGGCGCGGAGCACCGCCTGAGGAGGGCCGAATGAAACAGGACGTTATCGCCAAGGGCGCCGCCCATACCTCGATCATCCACGATTCCGCCGTCAAGCATGTCACCGGCACCGCCGATTACACCGACGACCTGATGGAGCCGGTCGGCACGCTGCACGGCTATCTGGGGCTTTCCCCGGTCGCGCATGGCCGCATCACCGCGATGGACCTCGATGCGGTGAAAAAGGCACCGGGCGTCCATGCCGTGCTGACGGCGGAGGACATCCCCGGCCACAACGACATCAGCCCGACCGGGCTGCATGACGAGCCGGTCTTTGCCTTTCCCGAGGTGCAGTTCGTCGGCCAGCCGATCTTTGCCGTCATCGCCGAGACCCGCGACCAGGCCCGCCGCGCCTGCCAGCTGGCCAAGGTGGAATACGAGGAACTGCCCTTCGCGCTGGACGCCATCGCCGCCCGCGATGCCGGCATGGGCTATGTCACCAAGCCGCTGAAACTGGCGCGCGGCGACATGGCGGAACTGGACCGCGCGCCGCGCCAGCTGTCGGGCCGGCTGACCGTGGGCGGGCAAGAGCATTTCTACCTGGAAAGCCAGATCGCCTTCGCCTTTCCCGGCGAGGATGACGAGGTGATCGTCAACACCTCGACCCAGCACCCGACCGAGGTGCAGCATATGGTCGCCCATGTGCTGGACGTGCCCTCGAACGCCGTCGTGGTGCAGGTGCGCCGCATGGGCGGCGGTTTCGGCGGCAAGGAATCGCAGATGAACGGCTTTTGCGCCATCGCCGCGCTGGCCGCGAAGAAGCTGAAGCGCGCCGTCAAGATACGCCCCGACCGCGACGACGATTTCCAGATCACCGGCAAGCGCCACGATTTCGTCATCGACTATGCGGTCGGCTATGACGAGACCGGCAGGATCCACGCGGTCGATGCCGATTTCTACGCCCGCTGCGGCTTTTCCTCGGACCTGTCCGGCCCGGTGACGGACCGGGCGCTGTTCCATGCCGACAACGCCTATTACTACCCGGCGGTGGAACTGCGCAGCCACCCGATGAAGACCAACACCTGCTCGAACACCGCCTTCCGCGGCTTCGGCGGCCCGCAGGGCGTGGTCATGGCGGAACGGATCGTCGAGGACATCGCCTATCAGCTTGGCCGCGATCCCTTGGAGATCCGCAAGCGGAACCTCTATGAAAACGGCCAGCTGACCCCCTATCACCAGGAGGTCGAGGACCAGATCCTGCCGCGCATCTTCGAGGAACTCGAAGCGTCGGCCGACTACCACGCCCGCCGCCAGGCCGTGCTGGATTTCAACGCCCGCGCCGCACGAGAAGGCGGGGCGATCCGCAAGGGCATCGCCCTGACGCCGGTGAAATTCGGCATCAGCTTCACCGCAACCTGGTACAACCAGGCCGGCGCGCTGATCCACATCTATTCGGACGGCTCGATCCACCTCAACCACGGCGGCACCGAGATGGGCCAGGGGTTGAACACCAAGGTGGCGCAGGTGGTGGCCGAGGCGCTGGGCATCGACATCGACCGCATCAAGATCACCAAGACCACGACCGAAAAGGTGCCGAACACCTCGGCCACCGCGGCTTCCTCGGGCTCGGACCTGAACGGCATGGCGGCGCTCAACGCCT from Paracoccus aminovorans includes:
- the xdhA gene encoding xanthine dehydrogenase small subunit; translation: MGHELRFLLNDTEIRLTEAGSRDTLLDFLRLNRRLTGTKEGCAEGDCGACTVLVGRLHHGALHYEPINACIRFLASCHGCHIVTVEHLRGANGGLHPVQAAMVEHHGSQCGFCTPGFVMALYGLWMQNPRPDMLAIETALQGNLCRCTGYEPIVKAAFAASEAGGQHMDALTVERDRVTAALAAIPRERVEVARGEDRAILPADAADLAQVLAENPKATIVAGATDVGLWVTKFLRDISPAVFIGDLQDLKKIEITPGHITIGAGVTYSEFEPFVLAHFPEALDYWRRIGGWQVRNAGTIGGNVANGSPIGETPPLLIALGATMRLRSVEGSRELPVEDYFIDYGKQDRRPGEFVEAITVPLKGEARIAAYKVSKRHHADITASAAAFRVETDGAIIIDARVAFGGMAATPKRAAAAEAALNGQPFTAETFEAAAKAVANDFQPLSDWRASKEYRQQLAANFFRRFWLEQSGAEHRLRRAE
- the xdhB gene encoding xanthine dehydrogenase molybdopterin binding subunit codes for the protein MKQDVIAKGAAHTSIIHDSAVKHVTGTADYTDDLMEPVGTLHGYLGLSPVAHGRITAMDLDAVKKAPGVHAVLTAEDIPGHNDISPTGLHDEPVFAFPEVQFVGQPIFAVIAETRDQARRACQLAKVEYEELPFALDAIAARDAGMGYVTKPLKLARGDMAELDRAPRQLSGRLTVGGQEHFYLESQIAFAFPGEDDEVIVNTSTQHPTEVQHMVAHVLDVPSNAVVVQVRRMGGGFGGKESQMNGFCAIAALAAKKLKRAVKIRPDRDDDFQITGKRHDFVIDYAVGYDETGRIHAVDADFYARCGFSSDLSGPVTDRALFHADNAYYYPAVELRSHPMKTNTCSNTAFRGFGGPQGVVMAERIVEDIAYQLGRDPLEIRKRNLYENGQLTPYHQEVEDQILPRIFEELEASADYHARRQAVLDFNARAAREGGAIRKGIALTPVKFGISFTATWYNQAGALIHIYSDGSIHLNHGGTEMGQGLNTKVAQVVAEALGIDIDRIKITKTTTEKVPNTSATAASSGSDLNGMAALNACEQLLARLKAFAAEGKDVDPDLISIGETVRIGDEEMPFADFIRTAYLARVQLSAAGFYKTPKIHWDRDTGRGRPFYYFAYGAACSEVSVDTLTGEYVIERADVLHDVGRSLNPALDKGQVEGAFVQGTGWLTSEELWWDAKGRLRTHAPSTYKIPLASDRPKVFNVQLADWSVNRENTIKRSKAVGEPPFMLGISVFQALNMAVASFNGYRENPRIDAPATPERVLMAIEAIR